One genomic region from Ornithinimicrobium flavum encodes:
- a CDS encoding rhodanese-like domain-containing protein yields MSTTTDISTIIDADTLKAWLDRHDDVIILDVRSAAEFESLHIRGSYNVPLQLLAEHTEEVAQRVGRRVVLVCHSGVRAEQARLRLHEVGMDSAVVLDGGAPAYAAAGGDVVRGEQRWAMDRQVRMVAGTLVTTGLLAGELVSPRLRLVAGAVGAGLAFSAATNTCAMGAALARMPWNQGAQDPEASVTLDRLPQAG; encoded by the coding sequence GTGAGCACCACCACCGACATCAGCACCATCATCGACGCCGACACCCTCAAGGCCTGGCTCGACCGCCACGATGACGTCATCATCCTCGACGTCCGTTCGGCCGCCGAGTTCGAGTCCCTGCACATCCGGGGCTCCTACAACGTCCCGCTGCAGCTGCTGGCCGAGCACACGGAGGAGGTGGCCCAGCGGGTCGGGCGCCGGGTCGTGCTGGTCTGCCACTCCGGCGTCCGCGCCGAGCAGGCCCGCCTGCGCCTGCACGAGGTAGGCATGGACTCGGCCGTCGTCCTGGACGGCGGCGCCCCCGCCTATGCCGCGGCCGGCGGTGACGTCGTGCGCGGCGAGCAGCGGTGGGCGATGGACCGGCAGGTCCGCATGGTGGCCGGCACCCTCGTCACCACCGGCCTGCTCGCCGGTGAGCTCGTCTCGCCCAGGCTGCGTCTCGTGGCGGGGGCCGTCGGGGCCGGCCTGGCCTTCTCCGCGGCGACGAACACCTGCGCCATGGGCGCGGCCCTGGCCAGGATGCCCTGGAACCAGGGTGCGCAGGACCCCGAGGCCTCCGTGACCCTGGACCGGCTGCCGCAGGCGGGCTGA